A stretch of the Esox lucius isolate fEsoLuc1 chromosome 2, fEsoLuc1.pri, whole genome shotgun sequence genome encodes the following:
- the prc1b gene encoding protein regulator of cytokinesis 1b isoform X1, translating to MRKSEVLAAESVACLNKALCQLKDIWEEIGIPEDQRLQRTNVVKNHIKGLLDMMIAEEESLRTRLLKSIEACRKQLDTLCLELQLHPFEEERGITMLQQEKDIRTHVEVLVKERSQRMQQLKALTERDQDLCDILCSEAYSLNPSTVPSLEQLDDFRQHIARQTAEKERRHAEFVSIKRQIVLCMEDLDQLPETSFEKDIVCEDEDAFCLSNDNISSLKLLLAQLEGRKAENEAVCEAHREQIQELWDRLQVPLEERELLSEHMVASKKQNLDALEAERRRLVELKLLNIRNVIEAIRAEIAVFWEKCFFSRDQRQAFAPYFSEDFTEELLEQHDAEILRLKQHFQDHQELFEGVHRWEESWRLFIELEKKATDPTRFTNRGGNLLKEEKQRAELHKSLPKLEKKLKAQIDVWEQEQAREFLVNGQKFLQFVEEQWELHRIEKENEKLERQLKKNKQIEEDMLYGTTVRTPTKRRFLCNATPSKTRKLNGTTSSLSSVHSNSTVRSAYVGTVCHSPARPPLSLNKAPSGRTPGRGKPPLVGLQERNKENNGQVTEFGGPLQSGGFRTQASPQRNFSITSVASTYSEFATGLINTVIESVPSSETSPKPITPRASQTY from the exons ATGAGAAAGAG TGAGGTGCTCGCAGCTGAGTCTGTGGCTTGCCTGAATAAAGCTCTCTGTCAGCTTAAGGACATTTGGGAAGAGATAGGAATACCGGAAGACCAGAGACTGCAGAGAACCAATGTGGTCAAGAATCACATTAAG GGTCTGCTAGACATGATGATCGCAGAGGAAGAATCTCTTAGGACAAGATTGTTGAAAAGCATCGAAGCCTGTCGCAAACAATTGGATACACTGTGCTTGGAACTGCAGCTACACCCCTTTGAG GAGGAGCGTGGCATCACCATGCTACAGCAGGAGAAGGACATCCGGACCCACGTTGAGGTGTTGGTGAAGGAGCGGAGCCAGAGGATGCAGCAGCTCAAGGCCCTGACGGAGCGTGACCAGGACCTGTGTGACATCCTTTGCTCAGAGGCTTACTCCCTTAACCCCAGCACCGTGCCCTCCCTGGAGCAGCTGGATGACTTCCGCCAGCACATCGCGAGGCAGACTGCAGAGAAG GAGCGTCGGCATGCTGAGTTTGTCAGCATCAAGAGGCAGATCGTTCTGTGCATGGAGGACCTGGACCAGCTGCCAGAGACCAGCTTTGAGAAAGACATAGTCTGTGAGGATGAGGATGCCTTTTGCCTGTCCAACGACAACATTTCCTCGCTCAAACTCCTCCTCGCCCAA ctggaggggaggaaggcTGAGAACGAGGCTGTCTGTGAGGCTCACAGGGAGCAGATCCAGGAGCTGTGGGACAGGCTGCAGGTTCCTTTGGAGGAGAGGGAGCTCCTCTCAGAACACATGGTCGCCTCCAAGAAGCAGAACCTGGATGCT TTAGAAGCAGAGCGGAGGCGTCTGGTGGAGCTCAAATTACTGAACATTCGTAATGTTATTGAAGCCATCCGCGCAGAGATCGCTGTGTTCTGGGAGAAATGTTTCTTCAGTAGAGACCAGCGTCAGGCCTTTGCTCCTTATTTCAGCG AGGACTTTACAGAGGAGCTGTTGGAGCAGCATGACGCTGAGATTCTAAGGCTCAAGCAGCACTTCCAGGACCACCAGGAGCTGTTTGAAGGGGTTCACCGCTGGGAGGAGAGCTGGAGACTCTTCATAGAACTGGAG AAAAAAGCCACAGACCCCACCAGGTTTACCAACAGAGGAGGGAATCTGCTTaaagaggagaaacagagagcagAGCTCCACAAAAGTCTGCCGAAG CTTGAAAAGAAGCTGAAGGCTCAGATTGACGTGTGGGAGCAGGAGCAAGCCAGGGAGTTCCTGGTGAATGGGCAGAAGTTTCTGCAGtttgtggaggagcagtgggagCTACACCgcatagagaaagagaatgagaaacTGGAGAGG CAACTAAAAAAGAACAAGCAGATTGAGGAAGATATGCTGTACGGGACCACTGTCAGGACCCCTACCAAGCGGAGGTTCCTCTGTAACGCTACCCCCAGCAAAACACGAAAG CTTAATGGCACAACCTCCAGCCTCTCCAGTGTCCACTCTAACAGCACTGTGCGCTCAGCCTATGTGGGAACTGTCTGTCACTCCCCCGCCCGCCCCCCTCTGTCCCTTAACAAG GCTCCGTCAGGGCGTACTCCTGGTCGCGGGAAGCCTCCTCTCGTGGGACTGCAGGAACGGAACAAGGAGAACAATGGCCAGGTGACTGAGTTCGGAGGCCCTCTGCAGAGCGGTGGGTTTAGGACCCAGGCTAGTCCGCAGCGTAACTTCAGCATTACCTCTGTTGCCAGTACTTATTCAGAGTTTGcg ACGGGCTTAATCAATACTGTAATTGAATCTGTTCCATCAAG CGAGACCTCTCCAAAGCCAATAACACCAAGAGCAAGCCAGACATACTGA
- the mtfmt gene encoding methionyl-tRNA formyltransferase, mitochondrial, whose protein sequence is MWNNVNKNILCLKVLRGLCNCCVQRYASVGVWVKRTQEKHRHCGENPSKNSLLLVTRNYSSTRPPWRVLFFGTDDFAVESLKMLSASRESNDGVVKSLEVVTLSKDVAVKKFADQNKLPVHVWPVGDLQRRFDVGVVVSFGCLLREGLINQFPFGILNVHPSLLPRWRGPAPVFHTILHGDSVTGVTIMQIRPNRFDVGPILHQEVYQVPCNSTSDQLGVTLALKGAQLLIDTLRNLPERIKNRREQAKDGATLAPKISTSMSWVLWEEQTCDQIDCLFRSIGSRIPLRTIWMGKTIKLLDFTGKCNISLSGRGKTPLPGSISYLKESNTLAVCCKDGWVGFKTVLLKKKLSAADFYNGYLHQSFQKISPKQECLFHSNTGRTKHNSKVGNSLTKQQNVGYMS, encoded by the exons ATGTGGAACAAtgtcaacaaaaatatattatgtctgAAAGTACTTCGTGGCCTTTGCAATTGCTGCGTCCAGAGGTATGCATCTGTTGGAGTGTGGGTCAAAAGAACGCAGGAAAAGCACAGACATTGTGGAGAAAACCCTAGCAAGAACAGTCTACTTCTTGTCACTAGGAATTACTCATCGACAAGACCACCTTGGAGGGTGCTTTTTTTTGGAACGGATGATTTTGCTGTGGAATCCCTCAAAATGCTCTCAGCATCtag GGAGTCGAATGACGGAGTGGTGAAGTCACTGGAAGTCGTCACACTATCCAAGGACGTTGCTGTAAAGAAGTTTGCTGATCAGAACAAACTGCCTGTTCACGTCTGGCCTGTTGGGGACCTTCAAAGGCGGTTTGATGTCGGGGTAGTGGTGTCGTTTGGCTGCTTGCTTCGGGAAGGACTTATCAACCAGTTTCCATT TGGTATCCTGAATGTGCACCCCAGCCTTCTACCCAGATGGCGAGGCCCCGCCCCTGTGTTCCACACCATCCTACATGGAGATTCTGTCACTGGGGTCACCATCATGCAGATACGGCCCAACAG GTTTGACGTCGGTCCTATTCTTCATCAGGAGGTCTACCAGGTTCCATGCAACAGCACATCTGATCAACTAGGTGTTACTCTGGCCCTCAAGGGAGCCCAGCTG TTGATTGACACATTGAGGAACCTTCCAGAGAGAATCAAAAACCGAAGGGAGCAAGCAAAAGACGGTGCCACTTTAG CCCCTAAAATCAGCACCTCAATGAGCTGGGTGTTATGGGAGGAACAGACCTGTGACCAGATTGACTGCCTATTTCGTTCCATCGGATCCCGG ATCCCACTGAGAACCATTTGGATGGGCAAGACCATAAAGCTGCTGGATTTTACTGGGAAATGTAACATTTCACTCTCAG GTCGTGGAAAGACACCTTTGCCGGGATCAATAAGTTATCTCAAAGAATCCAACACATTAGCTGTCTGTTGTAAG GACGGCTGGGTGGGATTCAAGACCGTCCTGCTGAAAAAGAAGTTGTCCGCTGCGGACTTCTACAACGGATATCTCCATCAGAGCTTCCAGAAAATATCTCCAAAGCAGGAGTGCCTGTTTCATAGCAACACAGGCAGAACCAAACATAATTCTAAAGTGGGGAACTCACtgacaaagcaacaaaatgtgggtTACATGTCATGA
- the prc1b gene encoding protein regulator of cytokinesis 1b isoform X2, giving the protein MRKSEVLAAESVACLNKALCQLKDIWEEIGIPEDQRLQRTNVVKNHIKGLLDMMIAEEESLRTRLLKSIEACRKQLDTLCLELQLHPFEEERGITMLQQEKDIRTHVEVLVKERSQRMQQLKALTERDQDLCDILCSEAYSLNPSTVPSLEQLDDFRQHIARQTAEKERRHAEFVSIKRQIVLCMEDLDQLPETSFEKDIVCEDEDAFCLSNDNISSLKLLLAQLEGRKAENEAVCEAHREQIQELWDRLQVPLEERELLSEHMVASKKQNLDALEAERRRLVELKLLNIRNVIEAIRAEIAVFWEKCFFSRDQRQAFAPYFSEDFTEELLEQHDAEILRLKQHFQDHQELFEGVHRWEESWRLFIELEKKATDPTRFTNRGGNLLKEEKQRAELHKSLPKLEKKLKAQIDVWEQEQAREFLVNGQKFLQFVEEQWELHRIEKENEKLERQLKKNKQIEEDMLYGTTVRTPTKRRFLCNATPSKTRKLNGTTSSLSSVHSNSTVRSAYVGTVCHSPARPPLSLNKAPSGRTPGRGKPPLVGLQERNKENNGQVTEFGGPLQSGGFRTQASPQRNFSITSVASTYSEFARDLSKANNTKSKPDILNSTITHL; this is encoded by the exons ATGAGAAAGAG TGAGGTGCTCGCAGCTGAGTCTGTGGCTTGCCTGAATAAAGCTCTCTGTCAGCTTAAGGACATTTGGGAAGAGATAGGAATACCGGAAGACCAGAGACTGCAGAGAACCAATGTGGTCAAGAATCACATTAAG GGTCTGCTAGACATGATGATCGCAGAGGAAGAATCTCTTAGGACAAGATTGTTGAAAAGCATCGAAGCCTGTCGCAAACAATTGGATACACTGTGCTTGGAACTGCAGCTACACCCCTTTGAG GAGGAGCGTGGCATCACCATGCTACAGCAGGAGAAGGACATCCGGACCCACGTTGAGGTGTTGGTGAAGGAGCGGAGCCAGAGGATGCAGCAGCTCAAGGCCCTGACGGAGCGTGACCAGGACCTGTGTGACATCCTTTGCTCAGAGGCTTACTCCCTTAACCCCAGCACCGTGCCCTCCCTGGAGCAGCTGGATGACTTCCGCCAGCACATCGCGAGGCAGACTGCAGAGAAG GAGCGTCGGCATGCTGAGTTTGTCAGCATCAAGAGGCAGATCGTTCTGTGCATGGAGGACCTGGACCAGCTGCCAGAGACCAGCTTTGAGAAAGACATAGTCTGTGAGGATGAGGATGCCTTTTGCCTGTCCAACGACAACATTTCCTCGCTCAAACTCCTCCTCGCCCAA ctggaggggaggaaggcTGAGAACGAGGCTGTCTGTGAGGCTCACAGGGAGCAGATCCAGGAGCTGTGGGACAGGCTGCAGGTTCCTTTGGAGGAGAGGGAGCTCCTCTCAGAACACATGGTCGCCTCCAAGAAGCAGAACCTGGATGCT TTAGAAGCAGAGCGGAGGCGTCTGGTGGAGCTCAAATTACTGAACATTCGTAATGTTATTGAAGCCATCCGCGCAGAGATCGCTGTGTTCTGGGAGAAATGTTTCTTCAGTAGAGACCAGCGTCAGGCCTTTGCTCCTTATTTCAGCG AGGACTTTACAGAGGAGCTGTTGGAGCAGCATGACGCTGAGATTCTAAGGCTCAAGCAGCACTTCCAGGACCACCAGGAGCTGTTTGAAGGGGTTCACCGCTGGGAGGAGAGCTGGAGACTCTTCATAGAACTGGAG AAAAAAGCCACAGACCCCACCAGGTTTACCAACAGAGGAGGGAATCTGCTTaaagaggagaaacagagagcagAGCTCCACAAAAGTCTGCCGAAG CTTGAAAAGAAGCTGAAGGCTCAGATTGACGTGTGGGAGCAGGAGCAAGCCAGGGAGTTCCTGGTGAATGGGCAGAAGTTTCTGCAGtttgtggaggagcagtgggagCTACACCgcatagagaaagagaatgagaaacTGGAGAGG CAACTAAAAAAGAACAAGCAGATTGAGGAAGATATGCTGTACGGGACCACTGTCAGGACCCCTACCAAGCGGAGGTTCCTCTGTAACGCTACCCCCAGCAAAACACGAAAG CTTAATGGCACAACCTCCAGCCTCTCCAGTGTCCACTCTAACAGCACTGTGCGCTCAGCCTATGTGGGAACTGTCTGTCACTCCCCCGCCCGCCCCCCTCTGTCCCTTAACAAG GCTCCGTCAGGGCGTACTCCTGGTCGCGGGAAGCCTCCTCTCGTGGGACTGCAGGAACGGAACAAGGAGAACAATGGCCAGGTGACTGAGTTCGGAGGCCCTCTGCAGAGCGGTGGGTTTAGGACCCAGGCTAGTCCGCAGCGTAACTTCAGCATTACCTCTGTTGCCAGTACTTATTCAGAGTTTGcg CGAGACCTCTCCAAAGCCAATAACACCAAGAGCAAGCCAGACATACTGAACTCCACCATCACCCACCTTTGA
- the si:ch73-314g15.3 gene encoding uncharacterized protein HI_0077 isoform X2, with amino-acid sequence MDSSCPHEGGPLDLGDIEDLVDGRRVLVCPWHHFDFCLETGVSSLGLQNQIYEVRVVEDKIYVKTQNKLSLSPIPATNTACNGKISADDYKSSPNEDTLCFWATKILCTPDPKEKVALTLDVQERWNSGVMTVVGQATPPVQPSRKDNLTVLQPGRIKRGKGGTQASRIALLHSLANIEQWAIDLSWDIIARFSSVRLKTGEPLPRQFFNDFVKVAGDEAKHYHLLETRITELGSFFGALPVHNGLWQSATDTSQDLLARLAIVHMVHEARGLDVHPQTLSRFAARGDCSTVEVLEVIYKDEITHVAAGLRWFTYICSQEERDGLSTFHDLVKQHFKGYLKPPFNTEGRKTAGMTEEWYVPLVKPSS; translated from the exons ATGGATTCATCCTGTCCCCATGAAG GAGGCCCTCTTGACCTAGGTGACATTGAGGACCTGGTTGATGGGAGGCGGGTGCTTGTCTGTCCCTGGCATCACTTTGACTTCTGCTTGGAGACCGGTGTCTCCTCCCTGGGACTGCAG AACCAGATCTATGAAGTCAGAGTGGTTGAAGACAAGATTTATGTCAAAACACAGAATAAGTTGTCTCTGAGTCCCATCCCAGCGACAAACACAGCATGTAACG GCAAAATTTCTGCCGATGATTACAAGTCTTCACCCAATGAGGACACCCTGTGCTTCTGGGCTACAAAGATCCTCTGCACACCTGACCCCAAAGAGAAG GTAGCCTTGACTCTGGACGTCCAGGAGAGGTGGAACAGTGGAGTGATGACCGTGGTGGGTCAGGCTACTCCCCCTGTCCAGCCCAGTCGGAAGGACAATCTGACTGTACTTCAGCCGGGTAGAATCAAGCGTGGAAAAGGAGGCACACAG GCCAGCAGGATTGCCCTCCTCCACTCCCTGGCTAATATCGAGCAGTGGGCTATAGATCTCTCATGGGACATCATTGCTCGCTTCTCATCGGTCAGACTAAAGACTGGAGAGCCTCTGCCCCGCCAGTTCTTCAATGACTTTGTCAAAGTGGCTGGAGACGAGGCCAAG CATTACCACTTACTAGAGACAAGGATCACAGAACTGGGCAGCTTCTTTGGCGCGTTACCTGTTCATAATG GATTGTGGCAGTCTGCAACAGATACATCCCAGGACCTTCTAGCGAGACTAGCCATTGTTCATATGGTGCATGAAGCCAG GGGCCTGGATGTCCACCCCCAGACCCTGTCCCGCTTTGCTGCCCGGGGAGACTGCAGCACTGTGGAGGTACTGGAGGTCATCTACAAGGACGAGATCACTCACGTGGCGGCAGGTCTCCGCTGGTTCACCTACATCTGTTCACAGGAAGAACGG GATGGCTTATCAACTTTCCATGACTTGGTGAAGCAGCACTTCAAAGGTTACCTGAAGCCTCCGTTTAACACAGAGGGAAGAAAGACAGCAGGGATGACAGAAGAG TGGTATGTGCCTCTTGTAAAGCCTTCCAGTTGA
- the si:ch73-314g15.3 gene encoding uncharacterized protein HI_0077 isoform X1, whose protein sequence is MEQFEEELVAALREIVKDGNWQYVGNKCDFHSTCTKLYSEDGEHIVLVHTEDDRFWAMDSSCPHEGGPLDLGDIEDLVDGRRVLVCPWHHFDFCLETGVSSLGLQNQIYEVRVVEDKIYVKTQNKLSLSPIPATNTACNGKISADDYKSSPNEDTLCFWATKILCTPDPKEKVALTLDVQERWNSGVMTVVGQATPPVQPSRKDNLTVLQPGRIKRGKGGTQASRIALLHSLANIEQWAIDLSWDIIARFSSVRLKTGEPLPRQFFNDFVKVAGDEAKHYHLLETRITELGSFFGALPVHNGLWQSATDTSQDLLARLAIVHMVHEARGLDVHPQTLSRFAARGDCSTVEVLEVIYKDEITHVAAGLRWFTYICSQEERDGLSTFHDLVKQHFKGYLKPPFNTEGRKTAGMTEEWYVPLVKPSS, encoded by the exons ATGGAACAATTCGAGGAGGAATTAGTCGCTGCACTAAGGGAAATTGTCAAAGACGGAAACTGGCAATATGTAGGGAATAAATGCGATTTTCATTCAACATGCACAAA GCTTTACTCAGAAGATGGTGAACACATCGTCCTGGTTCACACAGAAGATGACCGATTCTGGGCTATGGATTCATCCTGTCCCCATGAAG GAGGCCCTCTTGACCTAGGTGACATTGAGGACCTGGTTGATGGGAGGCGGGTGCTTGTCTGTCCCTGGCATCACTTTGACTTCTGCTTGGAGACCGGTGTCTCCTCCCTGGGACTGCAG AACCAGATCTATGAAGTCAGAGTGGTTGAAGACAAGATTTATGTCAAAACACAGAATAAGTTGTCTCTGAGTCCCATCCCAGCGACAAACACAGCATGTAACG GCAAAATTTCTGCCGATGATTACAAGTCTTCACCCAATGAGGACACCCTGTGCTTCTGGGCTACAAAGATCCTCTGCACACCTGACCCCAAAGAGAAG GTAGCCTTGACTCTGGACGTCCAGGAGAGGTGGAACAGTGGAGTGATGACCGTGGTGGGTCAGGCTACTCCCCCTGTCCAGCCCAGTCGGAAGGACAATCTGACTGTACTTCAGCCGGGTAGAATCAAGCGTGGAAAAGGAGGCACACAG GCCAGCAGGATTGCCCTCCTCCACTCCCTGGCTAATATCGAGCAGTGGGCTATAGATCTCTCATGGGACATCATTGCTCGCTTCTCATCGGTCAGACTAAAGACTGGAGAGCCTCTGCCCCGCCAGTTCTTCAATGACTTTGTCAAAGTGGCTGGAGACGAGGCCAAG CATTACCACTTACTAGAGACAAGGATCACAGAACTGGGCAGCTTCTTTGGCGCGTTACCTGTTCATAATG GATTGTGGCAGTCTGCAACAGATACATCCCAGGACCTTCTAGCGAGACTAGCCATTGTTCATATGGTGCATGAAGCCAG GGGCCTGGATGTCCACCCCCAGACCCTGTCCCGCTTTGCTGCCCGGGGAGACTGCAGCACTGTGGAGGTACTGGAGGTCATCTACAAGGACGAGATCACTCACGTGGCGGCAGGTCTCCGCTGGTTCACCTACATCTGTTCACAGGAAGAACGG GATGGCTTATCAACTTTCCATGACTTGGTGAAGCAGCACTTCAAAGGTTACCTGAAGCCTCCGTTTAACACAGAGGGAAGAAAGACAGCAGGGATGACAGAAGAG TGGTATGTGCCTCTTGTAAAGCCTTCCAGTTGA
- the prc1b gene encoding protein regulator of cytokinesis 1b isoform X3: MRKSEVLAAESVACLNKALCQLKDIWEEIGIPEDQRLQRTNVVKNHIKGLLDMMIAEEESLRTRLLKSIEACRKQLDTLCLELQLHPFEEERGITMLQQEKDIRTHVEVLVKERSQRMQQLKALTERDQDLCDILCSEAYSLNPSTVPSLEQLDDFRQHIARQTAEKERRHAEFVSIKRQIVLCMEDLDQLPETSFEKDIVCEDEDAFCLSNDNISSLKLLLAQLEGRKAENEAVCEAHREQIQELWDRLQVPLEERELLSEHMVASKKQNLDALEAERRRLVELKLLNIRNVIEAIRAEIAVFWEKCFFSRDQRQAFAPYFSEDFTEELLEQHDAEILRLKQHFQDHQELFEGVHRWEESWRLFIELEKKATDPTRFTNRGGNLLKEEKQRAELHKSLPKLEKKLKAQIDVWEQEQAREFLVNGQKFLQFVEEQWELHRIEKENEKLERQLKKNKQIEEDMLYGTTVRTPTKRRFLCNATPSKTRKLNGTTSSLSSVHSNSTVRSAYVGTVCHSPARPPLSLNKAPSGRTPGRGKPPLVGLQERNKENNGQRDLSKANNTKSKPDILNSTITHL; this comes from the exons ATGAGAAAGAG TGAGGTGCTCGCAGCTGAGTCTGTGGCTTGCCTGAATAAAGCTCTCTGTCAGCTTAAGGACATTTGGGAAGAGATAGGAATACCGGAAGACCAGAGACTGCAGAGAACCAATGTGGTCAAGAATCACATTAAG GGTCTGCTAGACATGATGATCGCAGAGGAAGAATCTCTTAGGACAAGATTGTTGAAAAGCATCGAAGCCTGTCGCAAACAATTGGATACACTGTGCTTGGAACTGCAGCTACACCCCTTTGAG GAGGAGCGTGGCATCACCATGCTACAGCAGGAGAAGGACATCCGGACCCACGTTGAGGTGTTGGTGAAGGAGCGGAGCCAGAGGATGCAGCAGCTCAAGGCCCTGACGGAGCGTGACCAGGACCTGTGTGACATCCTTTGCTCAGAGGCTTACTCCCTTAACCCCAGCACCGTGCCCTCCCTGGAGCAGCTGGATGACTTCCGCCAGCACATCGCGAGGCAGACTGCAGAGAAG GAGCGTCGGCATGCTGAGTTTGTCAGCATCAAGAGGCAGATCGTTCTGTGCATGGAGGACCTGGACCAGCTGCCAGAGACCAGCTTTGAGAAAGACATAGTCTGTGAGGATGAGGATGCCTTTTGCCTGTCCAACGACAACATTTCCTCGCTCAAACTCCTCCTCGCCCAA ctggaggggaggaaggcTGAGAACGAGGCTGTCTGTGAGGCTCACAGGGAGCAGATCCAGGAGCTGTGGGACAGGCTGCAGGTTCCTTTGGAGGAGAGGGAGCTCCTCTCAGAACACATGGTCGCCTCCAAGAAGCAGAACCTGGATGCT TTAGAAGCAGAGCGGAGGCGTCTGGTGGAGCTCAAATTACTGAACATTCGTAATGTTATTGAAGCCATCCGCGCAGAGATCGCTGTGTTCTGGGAGAAATGTTTCTTCAGTAGAGACCAGCGTCAGGCCTTTGCTCCTTATTTCAGCG AGGACTTTACAGAGGAGCTGTTGGAGCAGCATGACGCTGAGATTCTAAGGCTCAAGCAGCACTTCCAGGACCACCAGGAGCTGTTTGAAGGGGTTCACCGCTGGGAGGAGAGCTGGAGACTCTTCATAGAACTGGAG AAAAAAGCCACAGACCCCACCAGGTTTACCAACAGAGGAGGGAATCTGCTTaaagaggagaaacagagagcagAGCTCCACAAAAGTCTGCCGAAG CTTGAAAAGAAGCTGAAGGCTCAGATTGACGTGTGGGAGCAGGAGCAAGCCAGGGAGTTCCTGGTGAATGGGCAGAAGTTTCTGCAGtttgtggaggagcagtgggagCTACACCgcatagagaaagagaatgagaaacTGGAGAGG CAACTAAAAAAGAACAAGCAGATTGAGGAAGATATGCTGTACGGGACCACTGTCAGGACCCCTACCAAGCGGAGGTTCCTCTGTAACGCTACCCCCAGCAAAACACGAAAG CTTAATGGCACAACCTCCAGCCTCTCCAGTGTCCACTCTAACAGCACTGTGCGCTCAGCCTATGTGGGAACTGTCTGTCACTCCCCCGCCCGCCCCCCTCTGTCCCTTAACAAG GCTCCGTCAGGGCGTACTCCTGGTCGCGGGAAGCCTCCTCTCGTGGGACTGCAGGAACGGAACAAGGAGAACAATGGCCAG CGAGACCTCTCCAAAGCCAATAACACCAAGAGCAAGCCAGACATACTGAACTCCACCATCACCCACCTTTGA
- the prc1b gene encoding protein regulator of cytokinesis 1b isoform X4 yields MRKSEVLAAESVACLNKALCQLKDIWEEIGIPEDQRLQRTNVVKNHIKGLLDMMIAEEESLRTRLLKSIEACRKQLDTLCLELQLHPFEEERGITMLQQEKDIRTHVEVLVKERSQRMQQLKALTERDQDLCDILCSEAYSLNPSTVPSLEQLDDFRQHIARQTAEKERRHAEFVSIKRQIVLCMEDLDQLPETSFEKDIVCEDEDAFCLSNDNISSLKLLLAQLEGRKAENEAVCEAHREQIQELWDRLQVPLEERELLSEHMVASKKQNLDALEAERRRLVELKLLNIRNVIEAIRAEIAVFWEKCFFSRDQRQAFAPYFSEDFTEELLEQHDAEILRLKQHFQDHQELFEGVHRWEESWRLFIELEKKATDPTRFTNRGGNLLKEEKQRAELHKSLPKLEKKLKAQIDVWEQEQAREFLVNGQKFLQFVEEQWELHRIEKENEKLERQLKKNKQIEEDMLYGTTVRTPTKRRFLCNATPSKTRKLNGTTSSLSSVHSNSTVRSAYVGTVCHSPARPPLSLNKAPSGRTPGRGKPPLVGLQERNKENNGQVTEFGGPLQSARPLQSQ; encoded by the exons ATGAGAAAGAG TGAGGTGCTCGCAGCTGAGTCTGTGGCTTGCCTGAATAAAGCTCTCTGTCAGCTTAAGGACATTTGGGAAGAGATAGGAATACCGGAAGACCAGAGACTGCAGAGAACCAATGTGGTCAAGAATCACATTAAG GGTCTGCTAGACATGATGATCGCAGAGGAAGAATCTCTTAGGACAAGATTGTTGAAAAGCATCGAAGCCTGTCGCAAACAATTGGATACACTGTGCTTGGAACTGCAGCTACACCCCTTTGAG GAGGAGCGTGGCATCACCATGCTACAGCAGGAGAAGGACATCCGGACCCACGTTGAGGTGTTGGTGAAGGAGCGGAGCCAGAGGATGCAGCAGCTCAAGGCCCTGACGGAGCGTGACCAGGACCTGTGTGACATCCTTTGCTCAGAGGCTTACTCCCTTAACCCCAGCACCGTGCCCTCCCTGGAGCAGCTGGATGACTTCCGCCAGCACATCGCGAGGCAGACTGCAGAGAAG GAGCGTCGGCATGCTGAGTTTGTCAGCATCAAGAGGCAGATCGTTCTGTGCATGGAGGACCTGGACCAGCTGCCAGAGACCAGCTTTGAGAAAGACATAGTCTGTGAGGATGAGGATGCCTTTTGCCTGTCCAACGACAACATTTCCTCGCTCAAACTCCTCCTCGCCCAA ctggaggggaggaaggcTGAGAACGAGGCTGTCTGTGAGGCTCACAGGGAGCAGATCCAGGAGCTGTGGGACAGGCTGCAGGTTCCTTTGGAGGAGAGGGAGCTCCTCTCAGAACACATGGTCGCCTCCAAGAAGCAGAACCTGGATGCT TTAGAAGCAGAGCGGAGGCGTCTGGTGGAGCTCAAATTACTGAACATTCGTAATGTTATTGAAGCCATCCGCGCAGAGATCGCTGTGTTCTGGGAGAAATGTTTCTTCAGTAGAGACCAGCGTCAGGCCTTTGCTCCTTATTTCAGCG AGGACTTTACAGAGGAGCTGTTGGAGCAGCATGACGCTGAGATTCTAAGGCTCAAGCAGCACTTCCAGGACCACCAGGAGCTGTTTGAAGGGGTTCACCGCTGGGAGGAGAGCTGGAGACTCTTCATAGAACTGGAG AAAAAAGCCACAGACCCCACCAGGTTTACCAACAGAGGAGGGAATCTGCTTaaagaggagaaacagagagcagAGCTCCACAAAAGTCTGCCGAAG CTTGAAAAGAAGCTGAAGGCTCAGATTGACGTGTGGGAGCAGGAGCAAGCCAGGGAGTTCCTGGTGAATGGGCAGAAGTTTCTGCAGtttgtggaggagcagtgggagCTACACCgcatagagaaagagaatgagaaacTGGAGAGG CAACTAAAAAAGAACAAGCAGATTGAGGAAGATATGCTGTACGGGACCACTGTCAGGACCCCTACCAAGCGGAGGTTCCTCTGTAACGCTACCCCCAGCAAAACACGAAAG CTTAATGGCACAACCTCCAGCCTCTCCAGTGTCCACTCTAACAGCACTGTGCGCTCAGCCTATGTGGGAACTGTCTGTCACTCCCCCGCCCGCCCCCCTCTGTCCCTTAACAAG GCTCCGTCAGGGCGTACTCCTGGTCGCGGGAAGCCTCCTCTCGTGGGACTGCAGGAACGGAACAAGGAGAACAATGGCCAGGTGACTGAGTTCGGAGGCCCTCTGCAGAGCG CGAGACCTCTCCAAAGCCAATAA